Proteins from a genomic interval of Dermacentor variabilis isolate Ectoservices chromosome 8, ASM5094787v1, whole genome shotgun sequence:
- the LOC142589687 gene encoding ixochymostatin-like produces the protein MYGRLKELASMRLVAVAFFVTTVTYDANTLSVPQRRTAGKKILGPGECAPGEEYTCVSGDCGERTCADAADDNKICARNCIMGCFCAPGLFRRPTDRRCVPKEQCDDTKTPVAAASSLQ, from the exons ATGTACGGTCGCCTGAAAGAGCTCGCTAGTATGAGGCTTGTGGCAGTAGCGTTTTTCGTGACGACTGTCACCTACGATGCAAACACACTTTCTGTTCCTCAGAGGAGAACAG CTGGAAAGAAAATTCTAGGCCCCGGAGAATGCGCTCCAGGTGAAGAGTACACCTGTGTCAGTGGGGACTGCGGAGAGAGAACCTGCGCAGATGCTGCAGACGACAACAAGATTTGCGCAAGGAACTGCATCATGGGCTGCTTTTGCGCCCCGGGCCTGTTCCGTCGTCCCACGGACCGCAGATGCGTCCCGAAGGAGCAGTGTGACGACACCAAGACGCCAGTCGCAGCGGCCTCTTCCTTACAATAA